The sequence CTCGCGGTCGATGGCCTCGGGGACGGGGCTGCTGGACCTGGCCAGCGCCGCCTGGGACGCCCAGGCGCTGGCCCTGGCCGGCGTCGACGAGCGGGCCCTGCCCGCCGTGGCCGGCCCCGGCTGGACGGGCCGGCTGGGGCCGGAGGGGGCGCGCCGCTGGCCGGCCCTGGCCGAGGCGACCTGGCACCCGGTGACCGGCGACGGGGCCGCCTCCAACGTCGGCGCCGGCTGCGTCTCGCCCGACCTGGTGGCCATCAACATCGGCACCTCGGCCGCCATCCGGGCCGTCGAGCCGGCCGACCAGGCCCGCCCCCTCCACCGCGGGCTCTGGCGCTACCTGGTCGACGACGACCACGTGGTCAGCGGGGCCGCGTTCTCGGGGGCCGGGAACCTGTACGCCTGGCTGCGCCAGGTCACCACCCTGCCGGCCGAGGGCTCGGTCGAGGATGGGCTGGCCACGGTCCCGCCCGGGTCGCGGGGGGTGGTGGTCATGCCGTACCACGCCGGGTCCCGCCCGCCGCTCGACCTGGCCGCCGGGTCGGGGGCGATCACCGGCCTGTCGCTGGCCACCACCCCGGTCGAGATCCTGGCCGCCACCCTGGAGTCGGTCTGCTACCGGCTGGCCGCCGGCTACGAGGCCCTGGCCGCCACCCTGCCCAAGCCGCCGGCGGTGGTCGCCTCCGGCGGGGCGATCGTCGCCTCCCCCTGGTGGCAGCAGACCCTGGCCGACGTGCTCGGCCGCCCGGTCCGGGTGGTCGACGAGCCCGAGGCGTCGGCCAGGGGGGCGGCCCTGCTCGCCCTCGGCCTGGCCACCGACCCGGCCACCGTGCGCGTGGTCGACCCCCGTCCCGACGCCGTCGAGGCCCAGCGGGCCGCCCGGACCCTGCACGAGGACCTGGCCGCCCGCCTGGGATATGTTTGACCGCCCATCCGACCAAGGAGCCAACCACCGGTGAGTGAGTACGAGCAGGAACAGGAGCTGGTCGAGCAGCTGCCCGAGGACATCGACCCCCACGAGATGGCCGACAGCGTCGAGGACGAGCTGGTGGCCGAGGAGGGCGTGGAGCTGGGACTCGACCCCGACCTGGCCCTGTTCGCGGCCAGGGACGAACTGGAAGAGGGCGAGGAGCCGCCCCTGTAGGCTACGCTCTGTTCCACATGGAACAGCGCGCGCTCATCACCGGCATCGGCACCGTCAACCCGCTCGGGTTGGACGCCCCCTCCACCTGGGAGGCGATGCTGGCCGGGCGCAGCGGCATCGAGACGATCGCGGCCTTCGACCCTTCGCCCTACCCGGTCCGGATCGCCGGCGAGGTCCGCGGCTTCGACCCCGAGTCGGTGGCCTCGCGCAAGGACGCCCGGCGCATGGACCGCGGGGTGCTGTTCGCCGTGGCCGCCGCCGACGAGGCGGTGGCCGACGCGGGCCTCGACAAGCTCGACCCCGAGCGGACCGGCGTGGTCGTCGGCTCGGCCATCGGCGGCATCGGGATCGTCGAGGAGCAGCAGCGCATCCTGATGGAGAAGGGACCGGGCCGGGTGTCGGCCACGTTCCTGCCCAACTGCCTGGTCGACACCGCCACCAGCTACATCGCCACCAGGCTGGGGGTGGTCGGGCTCAACTTCGCGGTCGTGTCGGCCTGCGCCACCGGCTCCCACGCCATCGGCGAGGCGGCCGAGCTGATCCGCCAGGGCCGGGCCGACGTGATCCTGGCCGGCGGCACCGAGGCCTGCATCACCCCGCTGGTCCTGGCCGGGTTCTGCCAGATGCAGGCCCTGGCCCCCGGCAACGACGACCCGCCGGCGGCCTCGCGCCCGTTCGACCGGGCCCGGGCCGGCTTCGTGATCGCCGAGGGCGCCGCCGTGGTCCTGCTCGAGTCCGAGGCTCACGCCCGCGCCCGCGGGGCCAAGGTCTACGCCGAGGTCGCCGGGTACGGCGCCTCCAACGACGCCTACCACGTGGCCACCCCGCACCCGGCCAGCCGCGGGGTCATCCACATGTTCAAGGACGCCATGACGTCGGCCAGGATCCGGCCCGAGGAGGTCGGCTACGTCAACGCCCACGGCACCGGCACCCCGCTGGGCGACCCCGCCGAGACCCAGGCCATCCGCCAGGCGTTCGGCGCCCACGCCGACGACCTGGCCGTCTCCTCCACCAAGTCCATGACCGGCCACCTCTTCGGCGCGGCCGGCGCCCTCGAGGCGATCGCCAGCGCCCTCGCCCTGCGCGACCAGGTCCTGCCCCCGACCATCAACCTCGAGGACCCGGACCCAGCATGCGACCTCGACTACGTACCCCTGAAGAGCCGGGAGGCCCGCTTCGACGTGGCCATCTCGAACTCAATGGGCCTGGGCGGCCACAATGGCGCCGTCGTCCTTCGCCGCGTCAGCTCCTGAAGCAACGCCGCGAAGCCGTCGCCGCCGCCAGACAGTCCGCCCCACCCCCGGCCCCGGTCAGCTTGCCCACCCTCCTCCGCGAAGCCCTCCGCAGCCCCCGCGACCTCGCCCTGATGCTCGCCGCCCTCCTGGTCGCCATGATCATCACCTCCCCCCTCCCCACCTACCTCTGGGGCCCCGCCGCCCTCCTCCTCGCCGCCATCCCCGGCACCATGATCATGAACCGGGTCCGCGACCGCGCCGAGGCGCGGGTCCGCCGGGAACAAGAGGGAAACGAGCCGAAGGCTACCTAGGACGATCCGTCGGCCTCGCGCCGGACGGGGGACGAGGCCGACCTTCTGGACCAGCACCTTCCGGTCGCAACGGCGGGCCGGCGAGGGCGGCCAGCAGCTGGCGCGCCTTCATCGAGGGGACCACGCCCGAGGACGCCACCGACGCCCCTCGCCCGGTGCCTCGGGGCCGTCCACACCCCCGTGTGGGGGATCGGTCTAGCGGCGGAGGTGCCGGACCGACCCGTCCGGGTTGCCGAGGAGGACCTCGTCGGCGTGGTCGAGGAACAGGCCGTGGTCGACCACGCCGAGGGTGGACTTGAGGGCGGGGCCCAGGGATCCGAGGTCGGCGTCGGGGGGGAGCTCGCAGTCGAGGAGGTGGTGGCCCTCGTCGGTGACGAACGGGGATCCGTTCTGAGCGGGGCGGAGGGTTGCCGAGGGGAGGAGGTCGAGGAGGCGATGGCGGGTGGTCTGCCACGCGAACCGGACGACCTCGACGGGGAGGGCCTTGGTGGTGCCGAGGCGGTCGACGAGCTTGGGGGACTCGGCGACGATCAGGACGTGACGGGCGGCGGCCAGGACCAGCTTCTCGCGGAGGAGGGCGCCGCCGCCGCCCTTGAGGAGGTTGAGGGCCGGGTCGACCTCGTCGGCGCCGTCGACGGCCAGGTCGAGGGGGCGGTCGGTGTCCAGGTCGACCAGGTCGATGCCGGCCGCGTGGGCCCTGGCCTCGGTGCGGGCGGAGGCGGCGACGGCCCGCAGCGGGCGGGGCGAGGACCAGGTGGCGCCGAGCAGGTCGATCAGGGCGAACACGGCCCGGCCGGAGCCGAGGCCGATGGTCATGCCGGGCTCGATCCGGGGGCGGGCGGCGGCCGCGGCCGCCGCCCGGGCCGGGTCGTCGAGGAACCCCGTCATGCCTGGGCCGGCCCTGGGCGGACGGTTCCGCGGATGCCGCGCCAGCCGGTGGTGCCGGCCTCGGCGGCGTGGGCGCCGGAGCCCTCCTGCTCGTTCCAGAGGAGGATCGCCGGCCACTCGTGCTCGGTGCCGAGGACCGACAGGCAGGCCGTGCCCAGGAACAGGTGCCTGGCCGCGTCGGGCGGCAGGCCAAGGTAGGAGGCGGTCAGGATGCGGAGCTGGTGGCCGTGGGAGAACAGCAGGGCGCGGCCGCCGTCGGCGGTTAGCTCGGTCAGCAGCGCCCGGACCCGGCCGGTGGCGTCCTCGACCGTCTCGCCGCCCGGGCAGCCGTCCCGGAACAGGTCCCAGCCGGGCCGCGAGGCGCGGATCTCCTGGGTGGTCAGGCCCT is a genomic window of Actinomycetota bacterium containing:
- a CDS encoding FGGY-family carbohydrate kinase: SRSMASGTGLLDLASAAWDAQALALAGVDERALPAVAGPGWTGRLGPEGARRWPALAEATWHPVTGDGAASNVGAGCVSPDLVAINIGTSAAIRAVEPADQARPLHRGLWRYLVDDDHVVSGAAFSGAGNLYAWLRQVTTLPAEGSVEDGLATVPPGSRGVVVMPYHAGSRPPLDLAAGSGAITGLSLATTPVEILAATLESVCYRLAAGYEALAATLPKPPAVVASGGAIVASPWWQQTLADVLGRPVRVVDEPEASARGAALLALGLATDPATVRVVDPRPDAVEAQRAARTLHEDLAARLGYV
- the fabF gene encoding beta-ketoacyl-ACP synthase II translates to MEQRALITGIGTVNPLGLDAPSTWEAMLAGRSGIETIAAFDPSPYPVRIAGEVRGFDPESVASRKDARRMDRGVLFAVAAADEAVADAGLDKLDPERTGVVVGSAIGGIGIVEEQQRILMEKGPGRVSATFLPNCLVDTATSYIATRLGVVGLNFAVVSACATGSHAIGEAAELIRQGRADVILAGGTEACITPLVLAGFCQMQALAPGNDDPPAASRPFDRARAGFVIAEGAAVVLLESEAHARARGAKVYAEVAGYGASNDAYHVATPHPASRGVIHMFKDAMTSARIRPEEVGYVNAHGTGTPLGDPAETQAIRQAFGAHADDLAVSSTKSMTGHLFGAAGALEAIASALALRDQVLPPTINLEDPDPACDLDYVPLKSREARFDVAISNSMGLGGHNGAVVLRRVSS
- the rpiA gene encoding ribose-5-phosphate isomerase RpiA; translation: MTGFLDDPARAAAAAAARPRIEPGMTIGLGSGRAVFALIDLLGATWSSPRPLRAVAASARTEARAHAAGIDLVDLDTDRPLDLAVDGADEVDPALNLLKGGGGALLREKLVLAAARHVLIVAESPKLVDRLGTTKALPVEVVRFAWQTTRHRLLDLLPSATLRPAQNGSPFVTDEGHHLLDCELPPDADLGSLGPALKSTLGVVDHGLFLDHADEVLLGNPDGSVRHLRR
- a CDS encoding histidine phosphatase family protein, with amino-acid sequence MELYLVRHGETEWSRARRHTGRTDLPLSPAGEAEARALGRHLRGLEVDRVLSSPLTRAATTARLAGFGDQVEHTDALLEVDYGDYEGLTTQEIRASRPGWDLFRDGCPGGETVEDATGRVRALLTELTADGGRALLFSHGHQLRILTASYLGLPPDAARHLFLGTACLSVLGTEHEWPAILLWNEQEGSGAHAAEAGTTGWRGIRGTVRPGPAQA